A window from Enterocloster bolteae encodes these proteins:
- a CDS encoding four-carbon acid sugar kinase family protein: protein MKNKFYIGCVADDFTGAGDVASFFVKAGLVTVLYNGIPDDSHTVAEGTQAVVIALKSRTQDREQAVADSLRAFGWLLQEGARKLYFKYCSTFDSTKEGNIGPVADAVMEKFGYPYTILCPALPVNGRTVEKGKLYVNGVLLEESSMRNHPLTPMRESELGRLIEMQSRYKGISMAGKTKEQWKKEQETLCRQEGHCYLIPDYYEESHGKEIAREFCDIIFYTGGSGLAEHVGRLLAEKAMADRDADVDVSGEACGKEEACGREKVCDKEEEYGKEKACSRQEALLLAGSCSEATLRQIRSYEKGGYPCYRIDAGRVLRGEETAEHVWNIVKMHPGENMLVYSSDSPEQVRKIQEEGKEKISFMLEQLTAELAARAAGSGYRRLIVAGGETSGAVIQRLGYQGFWIGHSIAPGVPVMVPLEDTRMRLVLKSGNFGQEDFFSRAVKELEG, encoded by the coding sequence ATGAAAAATAAATTTTATATTGGCTGTGTTGCGGATGATTTTACAGGAGCAGGTGATGTGGCATCCTTTTTTGTAAAAGCAGGACTCGTGACTGTCCTGTACAATGGGATTCCTGATGACAGTCATACAGTGGCTGAGGGGACCCAGGCCGTTGTAATTGCGTTAAAATCCAGAACCCAGGACAGGGAGCAGGCGGTAGCTGATTCCCTCCGGGCATTTGGGTGGCTGCTTCAGGAGGGCGCCCGGAAGCTGTATTTTAAATACTGTTCTACCTTTGATTCCACTAAGGAAGGGAACATTGGACCGGTGGCGGATGCCGTGATGGAAAAGTTTGGTTACCCATATACAATACTGTGTCCCGCGCTTCCGGTCAATGGAAGGACAGTAGAGAAAGGAAAGCTTTATGTCAATGGTGTCCTTTTGGAGGAAAGCTCCATGCGGAATCATCCCCTGACTCCCATGCGGGAGTCGGAACTTGGACGGCTGATTGAAATGCAGAGCCGGTATAAAGGAATCAGCATGGCGGGAAAGACGAAAGAACAATGGAAAAAGGAACAGGAAACTCTATGCAGGCAGGAAGGGCATTGCTATCTGATACCGGATTATTATGAGGAATCTCATGGAAAGGAGATTGCCCGGGAGTTTTGCGATATTATATTTTATACCGGTGGTTCCGGGCTTGCAGAGCATGTGGGAAGGCTGTTGGCAGAGAAAGCCATGGCTGACCGGGATGCAGATGTGGATGTGAGCGGAGAAGCATGCGGTAAAGAGGAAGCATGTGGCAGAGAGAAAGTGTGTGATAAAGAGGAAGAATATGGAAAAGAGAAGGCATGCAGCAGGCAGGAAGCCTTACTTCTGGCAGGGAGTTGTTCTGAGGCAACGCTGAGACAGATTCGCAGTTATGAAAAAGGCGGGTATCCGTGCTATAGGATAGATGCGGGGCGTGTTCTTAGAGGAGAGGAAACAGCAGAGCATGTATGGAATATTGTTAAGATGCATCCGGGTGAAAATATGTTAGTATACAGCTCGGACAGCCCGGAGCAGGTGAGAAAGATTCAGGAAGAAGGAAAAGAAAAAATTTCCTTTATGCTGGAGCAGCTGACGGCAGAACTGGCGGCAAGGGCAGCAGGAAGCGGGTACCGAAGGCTTATCGTGGCAGGCGGTGAGACATCAGGCGCGGTTATCCAGCGCCTGGGATACCAAGGGTTCTGGATTGGCCACAGCATCGCGCCAGGTGTACCGGTGATGGTTCCACTGGAGGATACCAGAATGCGTCTGGTACTGAAATCAGGAAATTTTGGCCAGGAGGATTTTTTTAGCCGGGCAGTGAAGGAATTGGAGGGATAG
- a CDS encoding TRAP transporter substrate-binding protein: MKKQLISMVLMAAMTVSMLTGCKTAGGKKAEAPSSGNQAAAEAKTEDEEKASEGGEDYSYHWKLATTESSDYYMTQLSQEFLDIVEEKTGGKVTGEVFASGQLGGLVDALEGLEMGNIDIVMDGVSSLSAVDDIFNVWCLPFLYDNKEHQYRFWDNHFDEVSDMVAEQSGFRLVSVIDGMNRELASTVPVESMADLKGLKIRVPNIPGYVRIWECLGAAPIPMSLSEVYTSIQTGVVQGQENDIALTLSLKFYEVAPYCVMTDHVAYEGSFYFNEEEYQSYPDELKQIIQEAGEEIKLKSRSIIKEQETECMKQIEDMGVTICRPDLEEFKKATAVMYDEYDMCAPIIELVDKARNE, encoded by the coding sequence TTGAAGAAACAATTGATTTCAATGGTTCTTATGGCTGCAATGACAGTATCCATGCTGACAGGCTGCAAAACGGCTGGAGGAAAAAAGGCAGAGGCACCGTCCTCTGGGAATCAGGCAGCGGCTGAGGCAAAGACAGAAGATGAGGAAAAAGCATCTGAAGGCGGAGAGGACTATTCTTACCACTGGAAACTGGCAACCACAGAGAGCAGTGATTACTATATGACCCAGCTCTCACAGGAATTCCTGGATATTGTGGAGGAAAAGACAGGCGGAAAGGTGACAGGGGAGGTATTTGCATCCGGACAGCTGGGAGGGCTGGTGGATGCCCTGGAAGGCCTGGAAATGGGAAATATTGATATTGTTATGGATGGTGTCAGTTCCCTGAGCGCTGTGGATGATATTTTCAATGTATGGTGTCTCCCCTTCCTGTATGACAACAAGGAACATCAATACAGGTTCTGGGATAATCATTTTGACGAGGTATCCGATATGGTGGCAGAGCAGAGCGGCTTCCGTCTGGTGTCTGTTATTGATGGAATGAACCGGGAATTGGCCAGCACGGTTCCGGTTGAATCCATGGCCGACCTGAAGGGGCTTAAGATACGCGTGCCCAATATCCCCGGCTATGTGAGAATCTGGGAATGCCTTGGCGCGGCCCCAATTCCCATGTCCTTAAGCGAGGTGTACACATCCATTCAGACCGGTGTGGTACAGGGGCAGGAAAATGATATTGCGCTGACCCTCAGCCTGAAGTTTTACGAGGTTGCGCCGTACTGTGTTATGACCGACCATGTTGCTTACGAAGGCTCTTTCTATTTTAATGAGGAAGAATATCAGTCCTATCCGGATGAGCTGAAACAGATTATTCAGGAGGCCGGTGAGGAAATCAAGTTAAAGAGCCGCAGCATCATAAAAGAACAGGAAACGGAATGTATGAAGCAGATTGAGGATATGGGGGTAACTATATGCCGGCCGGATTTGGAGGAGTTTAAGAAGGCAACGGCCGTTATGTATGATGAGTATGATATGTGCGCGCCCATCATTGAACTTGTGGATAAAGCAAGAAATGAATAG
- a CDS encoding TRAP transporter large permease — protein sequence MSSLTVTLILFSLLLLLLFLNVPLVVSIGLPTALIMLGSGMKVATLAQRTYASVDSFTLMAIPFFMLAGKLMEVGGMSKRIVRLADCLVGWMAGGLAHVIVVASAFFGALSGSAAATTAAIGSTLIPEMKKRGYPADFVAGIQAVAGALGVIIPPSITMIMYGVCSSTSIGKLFMAGIVPGIVLALFLMVTIAYQAKKRKISQMNTFTFKELGTAFLDAIPALLVPTIILGGIYGGIFTPTEAGAVAATYGFLAGAFWYKEINLQNIGNIMGGAIVNTVLVMIVVGASGAFSWLLTSAGVSSLLGKAISAIAGNKYIFLLVANLIFIFIGMFIESVAGILIVTPILLPIATSLGVDPVHFGIIMVVNLALGLTTPPVGENQYIAAAIAEIPFEEEVKASIPFLIAGFAALAVITYVEPLSLWLPGILGM from the coding sequence ATGTCTTCTTTGACCGTAACCTTAATTTTGTTTTCACTTCTGCTGCTTTTACTGTTTCTGAACGTCCCTCTGGTTGTCTCCATAGGACTGCCTACCGCACTTATAATGCTTGGCAGTGGGATGAAGGTGGCCACATTAGCCCAGAGAACGTATGCTTCTGTTGACTCCTTTACTCTTATGGCTATCCCCTTCTTCATGCTGGCCGGAAAGCTGATGGAGGTGGGGGGAATGTCCAAACGAATCGTGCGTTTGGCAGATTGCCTGGTGGGCTGGATGGCAGGAGGTCTGGCCCATGTAATCGTGGTAGCCTCTGCATTTTTCGGCGCACTGTCCGGCTCTGCCGCAGCGACCACAGCAGCTATCGGTTCCACATTGATTCCAGAGATGAAGAAGCGCGGATATCCTGCGGATTTTGTAGCTGGTATCCAGGCGGTTGCAGGCGCTTTGGGTGTTATTATCCCGCCCAGTATTACCATGATTATGTACGGTGTCTGCTCATCCACGTCCATCGGTAAGCTGTTCATGGCCGGGATCGTTCCGGGAATTGTGCTGGCCCTTTTCTTGATGGTAACAATCGCATACCAGGCAAAAAAGAGAAAAATCAGCCAGATGAACACATTCACCTTTAAGGAGCTGGGGACGGCGTTTCTGGACGCAATACCAGCACTTCTGGTGCCGACTATCATTCTGGGGGGCATTTACGGAGGTATTTTCACGCCTACAGAAGCCGGTGCGGTGGCAGCCACCTACGGATTTTTAGCGGGAGCTTTCTGGTATAAGGAAATAAATTTACAAAATATTGGAAATATTATGGGCGGCGCTATCGTGAATACGGTTCTTGTCATGATCGTGGTAGGCGCGTCCGGCGCATTCAGCTGGCTGCTGACCAGCGCAGGTGTATCCAGCCTTCTGGGGAAAGCCATCAGCGCCATTGCCGGCAATAAGTATATCTTCCTGTTGGTAGCAAATCTGATATTCATTTTTATTGGCATGTTCATAGAATCTGTAGCGGGTATTCTGATAGTTACTCCTATATTACTGCCGATTGCGACCTCCCTGGGGGTGGACCCGGTCCACTTTGGGATTATAATGGTAGTAAATCTGGCGCTGGGTCTTACGACACCGCCAGTAGGGGAAAACCAATATATTGCAGCAGCCATTGCGGAGATTCCTTTTGAGGAGGAGGTAAAGGCGTCCATCCCATTTCTGATTGCGGGTTTCGCTGCCCTTGCAGTCATCACATATGTGGAACCACTCTCTCTCTGGCTTCCGGGCATCTTGGGAATGTAA
- a CDS encoding TRAP transporter small permease: protein MKKFHFDLIVSSVVLVAMIVVILIQIIFRLMGNPLSWTEEVARWMLVWATFAGASYAFKNGGLIRVDFFVKKLFKKKGRRITDIAAMMFMIVYFGLLGVSAASYMKMTISKGQTYPITQVPYAITLISLVYCGLSCCIFAVKEGLKAYHSTDTQEEGGNA, encoded by the coding sequence ATGAAAAAGTTCCATTTTGACCTGATAGTTTCTTCTGTTGTATTGGTGGCAATGATTGTTGTAATCCTTATACAAATCATTTTCCGGCTTATGGGCAATCCTCTGTCATGGACCGAGGAAGTGGCCCGCTGGATGCTTGTGTGGGCTACATTTGCCGGTGCCAGCTATGCTTTTAAAAACGGCGGTCTGATCCGGGTGGATTTCTTTGTAAAAAAGCTGTTTAAGAAAAAGGGAAGAAGGATTACTGATATTGCCGCCATGATGTTTATGATTGTGTACTTCGGCCTGTTGGGGGTATCTGCGGCTTCATATATGAAAATGACAATCAGTAAAGGACAGACATACCCGATTACACAAGTACCTTATGCAATCACGCTCATCTCTCTGGTATACTGTGGCTTGTCCTGCTGTATTTTTGCAGTGAAGGAAGGCTTGAAGGCATACCACAGTACAGATACACAAGAGGAAGGGGGAAATGCATAA
- a CDS encoding aspartate aminotransferase family protein, which translates to MSNVFYANLDKKYKCVERAEGSWVYDTDGKKYLDCAAGIAVTNIGQGIKEVIDAMYQQASNVSYVYGGTFTSEAKERLSHQIIELSPEGMDKVFFCSGGSEAVESMGKIARQYQIEAGRPGKYKIISRWQSYHGNTIATLTYGGRPSWREKYDNYLMKMPHIAQCNCYRCPYGLSYPECGLPCAEELERIIKYEGPDTVAAFLIEPIVGTTSCATMPPIEYMKRIREICDKYNVLFCVDEVITGFGRTGKNFAMDHFGVVPDLISVAKGLGGGYVPIGAVIAHKKVVDAFEKGSKNLIHSFTFAGNPLVCAGASAVLSYTVNNNLVERAAKEGEVFLGKLKEALGDSPLIGDIRGVGMLIGVELVMDREKKEPFDPEKNVSGFLAGYCFDHGLLISSGVTGTADGIAGEALQISPPLILDEEEMDFAVDILKTAVLEAEHRFL; encoded by the coding sequence ATGAGTAATGTATTCTATGCGAATCTGGACAAGAAGTACAAGTGTGTAGAAAGGGCAGAGGGGTCCTGGGTTTATGACACGGACGGAAAAAAATATCTGGACTGTGCGGCCGGGATAGCAGTTACCAATATTGGCCAGGGTATAAAAGAGGTTATTGACGCCATGTATCAGCAGGCTTCCAATGTTTCCTATGTGTATGGCGGAACTTTTACCAGCGAGGCGAAGGAGCGTCTGTCCCATCAGATTATTGAACTGTCACCTGAAGGTATGGATAAGGTATTTTTCTGCTCCGGAGGTTCCGAGGCCGTGGAATCCATGGGCAAGATTGCGAGGCAGTACCAGATAGAGGCAGGCAGACCGGGAAAATATAAAATTATCAGCCGCTGGCAGAGCTACCATGGAAATACAATCGCTACCCTGACATATGGAGGAAGGCCATCCTGGAGGGAGAAATATGATAATTACCTGATGAAGATGCCCCATATCGCACAGTGTAATTGTTACCGCTGTCCATACGGGCTGTCGTATCCGGAATGCGGGCTGCCCTGTGCCGAGGAGCTGGAACGCATTATTAAATATGAGGGTCCGGATACGGTGGCGGCATTTCTGATAGAGCCTATTGTGGGAACCACATCCTGTGCTACCATGCCTCCCATAGAATATATGAAGCGAATTCGGGAAATCTGTGATAAATACAACGTTCTGTTTTGTGTGGACGAGGTTATTACCGGCTTTGGAAGGACTGGAAAGAATTTTGCTATGGACCATTTTGGCGTTGTGCCGGATCTGATCAGCGTGGCCAAAGGTCTGGGAGGCGGATATGTGCCCATTGGAGCGGTCATTGCTCATAAGAAGGTGGTGGACGCGTTTGAGAAGGGCAGTAAAAATCTGATACATAGCTTTACGTTTGCCGGGAATCCTCTGGTCTGTGCAGGAGCCAGCGCAGTTCTTTCCTATACCGTAAATAACAACCTGGTGGAGAGGGCGGCAAAAGAAGGGGAAGTATTCCTGGGAAAATTAAAGGAAGCCTTAGGTGATTCACCGTTGATTGGAGATATACGAGGGGTCGGTATGCTGATTGGTGTTGAACTGGTGATGGACCGGGAGAAGAAAGAGCCCTTTGACCCGGAGAAAAATGTGTCCGGCTTTTTAGCGGGATACTGTTTTGACCATGGGCTGTTAATCAGTTCAGGCGTGACAGGGACCGCAGATGGCATTGCAGGGGAAGCGCTGCAGATTTCCCCGCCCTTGATTCTGGATGAGGAGGAGATGGACTTTGCAGTGGATATCCTGAAAACGGCTGTGCTGGAGGCAGAGCACAGGTTTCTGTAA
- a CDS encoding GntR family transcriptional regulator codes for MFNKVKYSSLNELIYEEIKAKIINNELKPNEKLDVDFLSNSLGVSRTPVTNALKSLNKDGYVIINPRSGSYVRELSKEELSCIFNFREALESQVIREVISIADMQVLDGFGDEFRKLLNIEPDGGLDAKKRLVEDFFDIEMRFHEYLIDLCPKIIGDEIKNLIDLTKRIRILHITYNVNSAPLEKFHYEIKIHCQLIEALRQHLLDKCIELIAQDIRNTKNEIMDCFDEIN; via the coding sequence ATGTTTAATAAAGTAAAATACAGCAGCTTGAATGAGCTGATATATGAAGAGATTAAAGCGAAAATAATTAATAATGAGCTCAAGCCCAATGAGAAGCTGGATGTGGATTTCCTGAGTAATTCTCTGGGAGTCAGCCGTACCCCGGTGACCAATGCCCTGAAATCTCTGAATAAGGATGGGTATGTTATCATTAATCCCAGAAGCGGAAGCTATGTAAGGGAGCTGAGCAAGGAGGAACTAAGCTGCATTTTTAATTTCCGCGAGGCACTGGAGAGCCAGGTAATACGGGAGGTCATAAGTATTGCGGACATGCAGGTGCTTGACGGTTTTGGAGATGAATTCAGGAAACTTCTGAATATTGAACCAGATGGGGGATTGGATGCCAAGAAGCGGCTGGTAGAGGATTTTTTTGACATAGAAATGAGATTCCACGAATACCTGATTGATTTATGTCCAAAAATCATAGGGGATGAAATCAAGAATCTGATTGATTTGACGAAACGGATACGCATACTCCATATTACATACAATGTGAATAGTGCGCCGCTGGAAAAATTTCATTATGAAATCAAGATACACTGCCAACTGATTGAGGCATTAAGGCAGCATCTGCTGGATAAGTGCATTGAGTTAATTGCACAGGATATCCGTAATACAAAGAATGAAATTATGGATTGCTTTGATGAGATTAATTAA
- a CDS encoding Glu/Leu/Phe/Val family dehydrogenase, with amino-acid sequence MSDTYDPYQDVLQIIEDCAKACGYERDDYIALAYPERELKVAIPIEMDDGSIQVFEGYRVQHSTSRGPAKGGIRYHQDVNINEVKALAAWMTFKSAVVDIPFGGGKGGIKVDPSTLSIHELRRLTRRYTSMIAPIIGPQQDIPAPDVGTNPIVMGWIMDTYSMLNGHCIPGVVTGKPLELGGAVGRKEATGRGVMFTVHNLIRALDLDISSCTAAIQGFGNVGSTTARLLYESGVRILAVSDVSGGVFCESGLPIVKILEFCKSGALLKEYAVKDSSVTFLSNDKLLALPVTFLIPAALENQINRTNLETIHAQYIVEAANGPVSMEADALLHDKGILIVPDILANAGGVVVSYFEWVQNIQEMWWTEKKVNQTLEEKMGAAFSDVWETAKIRRISLRKAAYLIAVKRVIDTKKLRGIWP; translated from the coding sequence ATGTCAGACACATATGACCCTTATCAGGATGTGCTCCAGATTATCGAGGATTGTGCGAAAGCGTGTGGGTATGAGCGGGATGATTATATCGCCCTGGCCTATCCTGAGAGAGAACTTAAGGTAGCCATACCCATTGAGATGGATGATGGATCCATCCAGGTTTTTGAAGGCTACCGTGTGCAGCATTCCACGTCACGCGGCCCTGCCAAAGGAGGAATCCGCTACCACCAGGATGTCAACATAAATGAGGTAAAAGCATTAGCTGCCTGGATGACCTTTAAGTCCGCGGTAGTGGACATTCCCTTTGGCGGAGGAAAAGGCGGTATCAAGGTGGACCCGTCCACTCTGAGTATTCATGAGCTTCGCAGACTTACCCGCCGCTATACTTCCATGATAGCTCCCATCATTGGTCCGCAGCAGGATATACCGGCACCGGATGTAGGAACCAATCCAATTGTCATGGGTTGGATTATGGATACCTACAGCATGCTGAACGGTCACTGTATACCGGGTGTCGTGACAGGAAAGCCCTTGGAGCTGGGCGGAGCTGTTGGCCGAAAAGAAGCCACGGGGCGGGGTGTGATGTTCACTGTACATAATTTGATTCGCGCTCTGGACCTGGATATCTCATCCTGTACCGCCGCCATTCAGGGATTTGGTAATGTTGGAAGTACCACAGCCCGGCTTCTGTATGAATCCGGCGTCCGTATCCTGGCTGTAAGCGATGTCTCAGGAGGAGTATTCTGTGAAAGTGGTCTTCCGATAGTAAAGATTCTGGAATTCTGCAAATCCGGAGCTCTGCTTAAGGAATATGCGGTCAAAGACAGCTCTGTGACCTTCCTGTCCAATGATAAGCTGCTGGCACTTCCTGTAACATTTCTGATTCCCGCTGCCCTGGAGAATCAAATCAACCGTACCAATCTGGAAACAATCCATGCCCAATACATCGTGGAAGCTGCCAACGGCCCGGTGTCCATGGAAGCCGATGCCCTCCTGCATGATAAGGGAATCCTCATTGTTCCTGATATCCTGGCCAATGCGGGCGGTGTGGTTGTCTCCTATTTTGAATGGGTGCAGAATATCCAGGAAATGTGGTGGACCGAAAAAAAGGTGAACCAAACCCTGGAGGAAAAGATGGGTGCCGCTTTCTCTGATGTTTGGGAAACTGCAAAAATACGCCGTATTTCCCTGCGCAAGGCGGCTTACCTCATTGCTGTCAAAAGGGTAATAGATACGAAAAAACTGAGAGGAATCTGGCCTTAA
- a CDS encoding GntR family transcriptional regulator encodes MGLIYDGLMYERIYEILKDRIESGVLPAGTKLPSRDNLCREFGTSAKTIRRVLSMLKENGLIETHQRKRPVVSFHQQTRRPMINLALKRVDTSITDEVLKTGVLLGYPLIENGIALCRQEDFIIPRKIVENMDINNSAEFWRLAKQFQRFFIRRNENDLSLRVMDSLGLAGLRPLQDNLEIRTRFYEQMQELMRVIENRGDTDSVHFDDLSGMYGLTYGSEPAFDVPVDSAAVLGRKQLEKLLLREEVRYSAVYMDLLGLITMGRYQPGDKLPTHNELQKLYNVSVDTTLKAIQILQEWGVVKAVRSKGIFVMMDIQALKKIEIPPHLIACHVRRYLDTLDLLALTIEGVSAYAAEHISQKEIEEAMSEIKRCWNEDHRYMLTPSFLLNLIVKHTGDGSLNAIYILLRQNLGIGRSIPALRETEKTAEDYELYEQCVTALNQLYAGRQEDFSNGTAKAFRYIYDYVTEKCKNLGYYDSAMAVYDGSALWK; translated from the coding sequence ATGGGCTTGATATACGATGGCTTGATGTATGAAAGAATATATGAAATATTAAAGGACCGGATTGAATCCGGAGTGTTACCCGCTGGCACCAAACTTCCATCACGGGATAATTTATGCAGGGAATTTGGAACATCGGCTAAAACCATCCGCCGCGTGTTATCCATGCTGAAGGAAAATGGATTGATTGAGACACACCAAAGAAAGCGTCCCGTTGTAAGTTTCCATCAGCAAACCAGGCGTCCAATGATAAATCTTGCATTGAAGAGAGTAGATACCTCAATTACCGATGAGGTTCTAAAAACAGGAGTTTTATTGGGGTATCCATTGATTGAAAATGGAATTGCTCTCTGCAGACAAGAAGACTTTATAATTCCCCGGAAAATCGTGGAAAATATGGATATTAATAACTCCGCAGAGTTCTGGCGGTTAGCCAAACAGTTTCAGAGGTTTTTTATCAGACGAAATGAAAATGATTTAAGCCTGCGTGTAATGGATAGTCTGGGGCTTGCGGGGTTAAGACCTCTGCAAGACAATTTAGAAATCAGGACCAGGTTTTATGAACAAATGCAGGAGCTGATGAGGGTTATTGAAAACAGAGGGGATACTGATAGTGTCCATTTCGATGACCTGTCCGGAATGTACGGGCTCACATATGGAAGCGAACCTGCCTTCGATGTTCCTGTGGACTCCGCGGCTGTACTTGGCAGAAAGCAGCTGGAAAAGCTCTTACTAAGAGAAGAAGTAAGATATTCAGCTGTTTATATGGATCTTTTGGGTCTTATCACCATGGGACGTTACCAGCCAGGAGACAAGCTCCCAACTCATAATGAATTGCAGAAACTTTATAATGTGAGTGTGGATACTACTCTTAAAGCAATACAGATTTTGCAGGAGTGGGGTGTTGTAAAAGCAGTCCGTAGTAAAGGGATCTTCGTAATGATGGATATACAGGCCCTAAAGAAAATCGAAATACCTCCCCACTTAATCGCATGTCATGTCCGCCGTTATCTGGATACTTTGGATTTGCTGGCCTTGACGATTGAGGGTGTTTCCGCCTATGCTGCCGAACATATCTCACAGAAAGAAATTGAGGAGGCAATGAGTGAAATTAAGCGCTGCTGGAATGAAGACCACCGATATATGCTTACTCCTTCATTCCTTCTGAATCTTATAGTTAAGCATACCGGGGATGGTTCACTCAATGCTATCTATATACTTTTACGGCAAAATCTGGGGATAGGCAGAAGTATTCCTGCCTTGCGCGAAACAGAAAAAACTGCTGAAGACTATGAACTGTATGAGCAATGTGTCACTGCACTGAATCAGCTTTACGCAGGAAGGCAGGAAGATTTCTCAAACGGGACCGCTAAAGCATTTCGGTATATCTACGATTATGTAACTGAAAAATGTAAGAACTTAGGCTACTATGATTCTGCGATGGCTGTCTATGATGGTAGCGCGTTGTGGAAATAA